A window of Solanum stenotomum isolate F172 chromosome 3, ASM1918654v1, whole genome shotgun sequence contains these coding sequences:
- the LOC125858081 gene encoding uncharacterized protein LOC125858081, which translates to MDKQVLDYVLVPVGLIFMIAYHLWLLHRILKHPSHTVIGINSINRQFWVRAMMEDPSKNGVLAVQTLRNNIMASTLLASTAIMLSSLIAVLMTGGSKGGGSISTHIYGNRTEFCLSIKFFSILVCFMVAFLFNVQSIRYYSHASILINVPYKKLDSSNSRHCVTAEYVGRTVNRGSYFWSLGLRAFYFSFPLFLWIFGPIPMFLSCVFLVFMLYFLDVSSDFGWVTPTDEETQQQTA; encoded by the exons ATGGATAAACAAGTTTTGGATTATGTGTTGGTACCAGTAGGCCTCATCTTCATGATTGCTTATCACTTATGGCTTCTTCATCGCATCCTTAAACACCCTTCCCATACCGTCATCGGTATCAATTCAATCAATCGTCAATTCTGGGTTCGCGCTATGATGGAG GATCCGTCGAAAAATGGAGTTTTAGCGGTACAGACGTTAAGGAACAACATAATGGCTTCAACGCTTTTAGCATCAACAGCGATTATGCTCAGTTCACTCATCGCCGTTTTAATGACCGGTGGAAGCAAGGGCGGCGGATCTATAAGTACTCATATTTATGGAAACAGGACGGAGTTTTGCTTGTCAATTAAGTTTTTTTCGATATTGGTATGTTTTATGGTGGCGTTTTTGTTTAATGTGCAATCGATCAGATATTACAGTCATGCTAGCATACTCATCAACGTGCCTTACAAGAAATTGGACTCTTCGAATTCGAGACATTGTGTTACGGCGGAGTATGTAGGGAGGACGGTGAATAGAGGCAGCTATTTCTGGTCACTTGGATTGCGTgctttttacttttcatttccACTATTTTTGTGGATCTTTGGTCCTATACCTATGTTCCTCTCCTGTGTTTTCCTGGTTTTTATGCTGTATTTTCTGGATGTGAGTTCTGATTTTGGGTGGGTTACACCAACTGATGAGGAGACTCAGCAGCAGACTGCATAA
- the LOC125858082 gene encoding uncharacterized protein LOC125858082 — protein MEKEILDYVLVPLGLLIMVAYHLWLLQRILKHPIHTVIGINSINRRLWVLARMEESSQNGVLAVQTLRNNIMASTLLASTAIMLSSLIAVLMTGGSSGRSVGFHVYGDKSEFCLSIKFFSILVCFMVAFLFNVQSIRYYSHASILINVPYKKLDSSRHCATAEYVGRTVNRGSYFWSLGLRAFYFSFPLFLWIFGPIPMFLCCIFLVIMLYFLDVSSDFGWVAPADENNQQTA, from the exons ATGGAGAAAGAAATTTTGGATTACGTGTTGGTACCATTAGGCCTACTTAtcatggttgcttatcacttaTGGCTTCTTCAACGCATTCTTAAACACCCAATTCACACAGTCATTGGCATCAATTCTATTAATCGTCGCTTATGGGTTCTTGCTAGGATGgag GAATCGTCTCAGAATGGAGTTCTAGCAGTACAAACGCTAAGGAACAACATAATGGCTTCGACGCTTTTAGCATCTACGGCGATTATGCTCAGTTCTCTCATTGCCGTCTTAATGACGGGCGGAAGCAGTGGTCGTTCAGTTGGTTTTCATGTTTATGGGGATAAGAGCGAGTTTTGCTTGTCAATTAAGTTTTTTTCAATATTGGTATGTTTTATGGTGGCGTTTTTGTTTAATGTGCAATCGATTAGGTATTATAGTCATGCTAGCATACTCATCAACGTGCCTTACAAGAAATTGGATTCGTCAAGGCATTGTGCGACGGCGGAGTATGTAGGGAGGACAGTGAATAGAGGCAGCTATTTCTGGTCACTTGGACTACGtgcattttatttttcgttTCCACTATTTTTGTGGATCTTTGGACCTATTCCTATGTTTCTCTGCTGCATCTTCCTGGTTATCATGCTTTATTTCTTGGATGTAAGTTCTGATTTTGGATGGGTTGCACCAGCTGATGAAAACAACCAGCAGACTGCTTGA